From the Daucus carota subsp. sativus chromosome 8, DH1 v3.0, whole genome shotgun sequence genome, one window contains:
- the LOC108197842 gene encoding LRR receptor-like serine/threonine-protein kinase FLS2, protein MQSFLWVLSFLIIFSFSNFSIQAAVAPACSSADRAALLGFKARILRDTTGILASWSTRDCCDGNWVGIQCDPATGRVTEMQLQGPADKDSGLYMKGTLSPTLGNLQFLEVMVITGMKRISGSIPESFANLRRLTQLALEDNEIHGTIPAGLGHLALLKALSLNGNHLTGQIPGSLGSIRSLAQLTLARNTLSGPVPSTFRNLHSLQYLDLGYNSLSGSIPELVGQFQNLTFLDLSNNRFTGQISSSLGSLNNLLDLSLSHNQLSGTIPVQIGRMKSLTSLSLSANLLTGQIPESISQLQSLWYLNLSRNALSNPLPSAFSKGIPSLLSIDLSYNKLSLGKVPGWITGRELSDVHLAGCNLVGTLPSFKNPNSLTSIDLSDNHFSNGISTFFAKMSSLQKAKISNNQLKSDVSVITLPRGLSSLDLHSNLLSGHLSKILNNSTTRFLQSLDLSNNQISGNIPELPQNSNLILLNIARNKITGHIPTSISNLIKLQRLDISRNQVTGTIPTSLGSLLKLQWLDLSINRLIGRIPESLLNIEILRHANFKANRLCGLIPQGRPFNIFPAVAYGHNLCLCGKPLPPCKGKNKESSQ, encoded by the coding sequence ATGCAATCTTTTTTGTGGGTTTTGAGTTTCTTGATCATCTTTTCATTTTCGAATTTTTCGATACAAGCTGCTGTGGCACCAGCTTGTTCAAGTGCAGACAGAGCTGCACTTCTGGGATTTAAAGCTAGGATCTTGAGAGACACTACTGGGATTCTTGCATCATGGAGTACTAGAGATTGTTGTGATGGGAATTGGGTTGGGATTCAATGTGATCCTGCTACTGGGAGAGTTACAGAGATGCAACTACAAGGGCCAGCAGATAAAGACAGTGGCTTGTACATGAAGGGCACCTTGTCTCCTACTCTAGGCAATTTGCAGTTCTTGGAAGTTATGGTCATCACTGGAATGAAGAGAATTTCAGGAAGTATTCCTGAGAGTTTCGCGAATTTGAGGCGTCTCACGCAGCTTGCTCTGGAAGATAATGAGATTCATGGGACCATTCCTGCAGGTTTAGGCCACCTGGCTTTGCTCAAAGCACTCTCATTGAATGGCAATCATTTGACAGGACAGATTCCTGGTTCTTTGGGGAGTATCAGAAGCCTTGCTCAGCTTACATTAGCCAGAAACACACTGTCAGGTCCTGTTCCATCCACTTTCAGAAATTTACATAGTTTACAGTATCTTGATCTTGGCTACAATTCCTTATCAGGGTCCATCCCTGAACTTGTAGGCCAATTCCAGAACCTCACATTTCTTGACCTCTCCAATAACCGTTTTACGGGTCAAATTTCTAGTTCTTTAGGCAGTCTAAACAATCTATTGGACTTGTCCTTGAGCCATAATCAACTCTCTGGAACTATCCCAGTTCAAATTGGCCGCATGAAGTCACTTACTAGTTTGTCTTTGAGCGCGAACCTACTCACAGGTCAGATTCCAGAATCTATTTCACAGTTACAGAGTCTCTGGTATCTTAACTTATCTAGAAATGCACTTTCAAATCCTTTGCCTAGTGCCTTCTCCAAGGGCATCCCTTCTTTGTTATCTATAGACCTGTCCTACAACAAGCTTAGTTTAGGTAAAGTTCCCGGATGGATAACAGGCAGGGAACTTTCCGATGTCCATTTAGCTGGCTGCAATCTTGTTGGAACCCTCCCTAGCTTCAAAAATCCAAACTCCCTGACCTCCATTGATCTCTCTGACAACCATTTCAGTAATGGAATTTCAACTTTCTTCGCAAAAATGTCTAGCTTGCAAAAGGCCaagatttcaaacaaccaattGAAATCAGACGTGTCAGTGATCACATTGCCAAGAGGCCTTTCTTCCCTTGACCTTCACTCAAATCTTTTATCCGGGCATCTCTCAAAAATCCTAAACAACAGCACAACCAGATTTCTTCAATCTCTCGACCTGTCCAACAACCAGATTTCAGGCAACATTCCTGAATTACCCCAGAATTCAAACCTAATCCTGCTCAACATCGCGAGGAACAAGATCACAGGCCACATTCCCACCTCAATCTCAAACCTGATCAAGCTACAAAGGCTAGACATTTCAAGAAACCAAGTGACAGGCACAATCCCAACCAGCCTAGGATCACTGCTGAAGTTACAATGGCTAGACTTGTCTATCAACAGACTAATCGGGCGAATCCCAGAGAGCTTGCTGAACATAGAAATACTAAGGCATGCAAACTTCAAGGCCAACAGATTATGTGGATTGATTCCTCAAGGCAGACCATTTAACATCTTCCCTGCAGTTGCTTATGGACATAACCTCTGCTTATGTGGCAAGCCCTTGCCACCTTGCAAGGGAAAAAACAAGGAATCGAGTCAATGA